The following coding sequences are from one Epinephelus fuscoguttatus linkage group LG5, E.fuscoguttatus.final_Chr_v1 window:
- the stard13b gene encoding stAR-related lipid transfer protein 13 isoform X5, which translates to MKLDVNLPKKKSEDSDEEDLFAISDKWTFEWSSRRWSRLQDIDCLLGNHREGQPSRHNVPLKTTTSSESVLTDLSEPEISSLHSESSGGSGHRGLSTEDSDCSNRTGSDSAAMPDSTALTMPHIPKEIAHYSSLPDKHGKTSRLRAKDFLKRMETLRSRGTLGRGRKTLVISAPVLQQEAQALKTLQCVEIINGDGGAPEIPSNKVLPSQSGSEGSSHSSGSAVSTPSLKERKPHRADHKRSGMYLEDIDIFSGTQVNKVEEQNRRNEFCSYEDLVVHIPKDHKPGTFPKALSIESLSPTNGASINWHTGSMHLDSPLISCRNESRPVTQCCTRGSRISVYDNVPGSHLYASTGDLIDLEKEDLFPHLDDILLHVNGLQQIVDHWSKNVLPVGEGLAQVDREREHTGGLQSSSQITLDFEGNSITESQTTPSFGDRDGVSLAETESTILRERRDSGVGASLTRPNRLRWPSFQISNRLSHSVASLQITNQSAGQLSLLQKFSLLRLTAIMEKYSMSNKHGWTWSVPKFMKRMKVPDYKDKNVFGVPLIVHVQRSGQPLPLGLQQALRYLRSQCLDQVGLFRKSGVKSRIQALRQMNENSPDNVNYEDQSAYDVADMVKQFFRDLPEPLLTSKLGETFLHIYQYVPKDQRLQAVQAAIMLMSDENREVLQTLLCFLSDVTSSVEENQMTPMNIAVCLAPSLFHLNILKKDNLSPRAMQKKYATGRPDQKDLNENLAATQGLAHMIIECNRLFEIPHEMVTQSRNSYVEADLHAPTIDELCKQLEDGDGTYQAHMEGRLQNHLKEAREKSKYWVSCSSSDNTELYFKKVGDGNPLRRWRVSVEVEAPPSVVLNRVLRERHLWDVDLLQWKVCETLDKQTEVFQYVLNRMPPHPSRDFVVLRSWRTDLPKGACSLVSVSIEHEDCPLVGGVRAIVLESNYLLEPCGSGKSRLTHICRVDLKGRTPDWYNKAFGHLCAAEAARIRNSFQPLITDGPETKI; encoded by the exons ATGAAACTTGACGTGAACCTACCGAAGAAGAAA AGTGAAGACTCTGATGAAGAAGACCTGTTTGCGATCAGTGACAAATGGACCTTTGAGTGGAGCAGCCGGCGTTGGTCCAGGTTACAGGACATTGACTGTCTGCTGGGAAACCACAGAGAGGGTCAGCCCTCCAGACACAACGTGCCTCTGAAAACCACCACCAGCAGCGAGAGCGTTCTGACGGACCTTAGCGAGCCGGAAATCTCTTCTTTGCACAGTGAGAGCAGTGGAGGCAGTGGTCACAGGGGCCTCAGCACAGAGGACTCTGACTGCTCCAACCGCACTGGCTCTGATTCTGCAGCAATGCCAGACTCTACTGCTCTCACAATGCCTCACATCCCTAAAGAAATTGCTCACTACAGCTCACTACCTGATAAACACGGCAAGACGAGCCGCCTCCGTGCCAAAGACTTCTTGAAGCGCATGGAGACACTGCGTTCCCGAGGAACTCTTGGAAGGGGTCGTAAGACATTAGTCATCAGTGCTCCagtgctgcagcaggaggccCAGGCACTAAAGACGCTGCAGTGTGTAGAGATCATAAATGGAGATGGTGGGGCTCCAGAAATACCGTCCAACAAAGTTCTGCCGTCCCAGTCCGGTAGTGAGGGTAGCAGCCATTCTAGTGGCAGCGCTGTCAGCACACCCAGCCTGAAAGAGCGTAAGCCTCATCGGGCTGACCACAAGCGCAGTGGCATGTATTTAGAGGACATAGACATCTTCTCAGGCACCCAAGTAAATAAAGTGGAAGAACAAAATCGCAGGAATGAATTCTGCTCCTATGAAGACCTGGTGGTCCACATTCCCAAAGACCACAAGCCAGGAACCTTCCCCAAAGCACTGTCCATAGAGAGCCTGTCCCCAACCAATGGGGCCTCTATCAACTGGCACACAGGCAGCATGCACCTGGACTCCCCACTGATTTCATGCAGGAATGAATCCAGGCCTGTCACCCAGTGCTGCACCAGAGGGAGCCGCATCAGTGTGTATGATAATGTTCCTGGCTCGCATCTGTACGCCAGCACTGGAGACCTGATAGACCTGGAGAAAGAGGACTTGTTTCCTCATCTGGACGAtatcttgctgcatgtcaaTGGTCTACAGCAGATAGTGGACCACTGGTCTAAGAATGTGTTGCCTGTTGGAGAAGGGCTGGCGCAGGTGGACCGCGAGAGAGAACATACAGGAGGTCTTCAGTCCTCTAGTCAGATCACATTGGACTTTGAGGGAAATTCTATCACAGAAAGCCAGACTACACCTAGTTTCGGGGACAGAGACGGAGTATCACTTGCTGAGACAGAATCTACAATCCTCAGGGAAAGGAGGGACTCAGGAGTGGGTGCTTCACTCACAAGACCTAATCG GTTACGATGGCCCAGCTTTCAGATATCTAATCGCTTAAGTCATTCAGTGGCATCGCTACAGATTACCAACCAGTCAGCAGGCCAGCTGAGCTTGTTGCAGAAGTTTTCTCTGCTGCGCCTTACTGCAATCATGGAGAAGTACTCCATGTCCAACAAGCATGGCTGGACCTG GTCTGTGCCAAAGTTTATGAAGAGAATGAAGGTACCAGACTATAAGGATAAGAATGTGTTCGGAGTGCCTCTCATAGTGCATGTGCAGCGTTCTGGACAGCCGTTGCCCCTTGGCCTGCAGCAGGCCCTGCGGTACCTGAGGAGCCAGTGTCTTGACCAG GTGGGTCTCTTTCGTAAATCCGGGGTGAAGTCTCGAATTCAAGCTCTTAGGCAGATGAATGAGAATTCTCCAGACAATGTGAACTATGAGGATCAGTCTGCCTATGATGTGGCTGATATGGTTAAGCAGTTCTTCAGAGATCTACCTGAGCCTCTGCTCACCAGCAAGCTGGGGGAGACCTTCCTCCATATCTACCAAT ATGTGCCGAAGGACCAAAGGTTGCAAGCTGTCCAGGCAGCCATCATGTTGATGTCAGATGAAAACCGAGAGGTGCTGCAGACGCTGCTCTGTTTCCTCAGCGATGTCACTTCCTCTGTCGAAGAAAACCAGATGACACCCATGAACATTGCTGTGTGCCTGGCCCCCTCCCTCTTTCATCTCAACATACTCAAGAAAGACAATCTCTCACCAAG GGCCATGCAGAAGAAGTATGCTACTGGCAGACCAGACCAGAAGGACCTAAATGAAAACTTAGCAGCAACACAGGGCCTTGCTCATATGATCATAGAGTGCAACCGTCTCTTTGAG ATCCCTCATGAGATGGTTACTCAGTCGCGTAATTCGTACGTGGAGGCAGACTTGCATGCACCAACAATTGACGAGCTGTGCAAGCAGCTGGAAGATGGTGATGGAACATACCAAGCTCATATGGAGGGGAGGCTTCAGAACCATCTCAAAGAGGCCCGAGAAAAGTCCAAATACTGGGTATCCTGCAGCAGCTCCGATAACACAGAGCTCTACTTTAAGAAG GTGGGAGATGGGAACCCTTTGAGACGCTGGCGAGTGTCTGTGGAGGTGGAAGCCCCACCATCGGTAGTATTGAACCGTGTGCTACGAGAGCGCCACCTGTGGGATGTAGACCTGCTGCAGTGGAAAGTGTGTGAGACACTGGACAAGCAGACAGAGGTGTTTCAGTATGTCCTCAATCGCATGCCCCCACATCCCAGCAGGGACTTTGTCGTACTCAG gTCATGGAGAACAGATTTGCCCAAAGGTGCCTGCTCCCTGGTTTCTGTGTCTATAGAGCACGAGGATTGTCCTCTTGTTGGAGGGGTACGAGCTATAGTCCTGGAGTCCAACTACCTGCTAGAGCCGTGTGGCTCAGGAAAGTCCAGACTAACTCACATCTGCAGAGTGGACTTGAA GGGAAGGACTCCAGACTGGTACAACAAAGCCTTTGGTCACCTTTGTGCTGCAGAAGCTGCCCGGATCCGCAACTCCTTTCAGCCACTAATCACAGACGGCCCAGAGACCAAAATCTAA